CCTGTCCGCGGTGCTGTGCCCGGTGCTCGTGCACGGCGTCGGCTGGGGGCTGCCGGGGTCGGCGGCCGCGAACGTCACCGGGCAGGCGCTCGGCGCCGGGCTGTTCCTGCTCGCCCTGCGCCGGGAGCGGGGCTTCCGCCGGCCCGACCTCGCGACGATGCGCGCCCAGCTCGTGCTCGGGCGCGACCTCATCGCCCGCAGCCTCGCGTTCCAGGCCTGCTTCCTCTCCGCCGCGGCGGTGGCCGCGCGGTTCGGGGCGGCGTCGGTCGCGGCGCACCAGATCGTGCTGCAGCTGTGGTTCTTCATGGCGCTGGTGCTCGACGCGGTCGCGATCGCGGCGCAGGCGCTGGTGGGGGCGGCGCTGGGGTCCGGGGCCGTCGCCAGGGCCCGGGCGCTCGCCGGCCAGGTCACCCGCTACGGCCTGGTGCTCGGCGTCGGGTTCGGGGTGCTGTTCGCGGCGCTGATCGGGGTGCTGCCGCCGGTGTTCACCGGCGACGCGACGGTGCTCGCGCTCGTGCCCGTCGCCTGGTGGTTCTTCGTGGCGATGCAGCCGGTCGCGGGCGTCGTCTTCGCGCTGGACGGCGTGCTGCTCGGCGCGGGGGACGCGGCGTTCCTGCGCACCTCCACCCTCGCGGCCGCGGTGCTGGGGTTCCTGCCGCTGATCTGGGCGTCGCTGGTGTTCGGCTGGGGCCTGGCCGGGATCTGGACGGGCCTGTCGCTGTTCATGCTGGTGCGGCTGGTGGCGGTCGGGCTGCGGACCCGGTCCGGGCGGTGGGCGGTGTCGGGGGCGGTGCGCCCGTCGTGACCGCCGGACGGGTGCGGGATCAGCGGGGTGCGGACCAGGCCTTCCACAGCGCCGCGTAGGGGCCACCGGCGGCCACCAGCTCGGCGTGCGGGCCGGTCTCGACGATCCGGCCCTTGTCCAGCACGACGACGCGGTCGGCTGCCGCGGCCTGGGTGAGCCGGTGCGCGATGACCACGGCGGTGCGCCCGGCCAGCGCGGCGTCGGCGGCCACCTCCAGCACGCGCGCCCCGGCGCTGCCGGCCTCCGCGGTGGCCTCGTCCAGCACCGCGACGGCCGGATCGGCCAGCACCAGCCGGGCCAGCGCGAGCTGCTGCGCCACGGTGGCGCCCAGCTCGGTGCCGCCGTCGCCGACGACCTCGTCGAGGTCCAGTGCGGCGCCGACGGTGCCGAGCACCGCGACCAGCTCGGCGTCGGTGGCCCCGGGGCGGGCCAGGCGCAGGTTGTCGGCCACCGTGCCGGCGAAGACGTGCACCTCCTGCGTGACGACGGCGACGTGGCGCCGCGGGTGCTCCAGCGCGTCGAGCGGCACGCCCCCGATCTCGACGGTGCCCGCCTGCGGGACCTGGGCCCCGGCCAGCACCGCGCCCAGCGTCGTCTTGCCCGCGCCGCTGGGCCCCACCACGGCGACCCGCTCCCCGGGCGCGATCTCCAGGTCGATCCCGTGCAGCACCTCGGGCCCGCCGTCGTAGGAGTGCCGGACGCCGGTCAGCCGCACCGAGCCGTCCCGCGGCCGCCGCGGGCTCGCCGGTGCGGGCGGCACCGGCATGTCGGTGACGCCGACGAGCCGGGCCAGGGCCGCCCCGGCCGACTGCGCCTCGTCGAGGAGGTAGAGCAGCTCGCCGATCGGGTCGAACAGGCGCAGGAAGTACAGCACCGCCGCGGTGGCCGCGCCGACGGTGACGGCGTCGGCGCGCACCAGCCAGAACCCGACGACGAGCAGCGACAGCACGCCCGTCAGCTCCGCGCCGTTGAGCACGAACCCGAACTTGGACTGCGCCCGCATCGCGCGCAGCGACGCCGTCACGGCCGCGGCGGAGTCGCCCGCGATCCGGGTGAGCAGCGGGACGCGCAGCCGGTGCGCGCGCACCGTCGCCGCCCCGCCCACGCCGGCCAGCAACGACTGCGTCCGCCGCCCCTCCGCGGCCCGCTCCGCGGCGTAGAGCGGCCCGGAGACGCGGACGTACCAGCGCGTGACGAGGATCCAGATCGGCAGCGGGACCAGCCCGGCCAGTGCGAGGCGCCAGTCGAGCAGCGCGAGCCCGACGAGCGTCAGCCCGACGTCGAGCGCGGCGATGACCAGCAGCGGGATCGCCAGCCGGACGCCCTCGGAGATGACGGAGATGTCGCCGCTCACGCGCTGCAGCAGGTCGCCGGACCCGGCGCGCTCGACGTCGGCGATGCGGACCCGCAGCGCGCGGTGCACCACGCGCTCCCGCAGCCCGGCCAGCACCAGCTCGCCGAGCCGGGCCACCAGCACGGTGCCGCCGGCCGACAGCAGGGCGCGCGCGACCAGCGCGGCGAGGATGCCGAGGGCGAACAGGTCGACCGAGCCGGTCGCCCCGCCCCCGATCACCGCGTCGACGATCGCGCCGAGCAGGGCGGGCACGGCCAGGATCGCGACCGCCGCCGCGACGAGGGTGAGCACGGTCCCGGCGATCAGCAGCCGGTGCGGGCGGATCAGCGCGGCGACCGAGCGCCGGGTGCGGGCCGCGGTCGCGATGGGGAGCAGTGCGGTGGTCCCGGGGACGGGGGTGCCGGGAGCGGTCACGACAGCACCGCCGCCCGGTAGCGCGGGTCCCCGGTCAGCTCCGCGTGGGTGCCTGCGGCGACCACCGCGCCGTCCTCGACGAGCAGCACGCGGCGGCAGCGGGCCAGCAGCGCGGGGCTGGAGGTGAGCAGCAGCGTGGTGCGCCCGGCCCGCAGCCGCGCGAGTCCGTCGGCGATGCGGTGCTCGGTGGCGGCGTCGACGGCGGTGGTCGGGTCGTGCAGCACCAGCACCGGCGCGTGCGCGGCGAGCGCCCTGGCCAGCACGAGCCGCTGGCGCTGCCCGCCGGAGAGGGTGCGGCCGCGTTCGGTGAGCTCGGCGTCGAGGCCGCCGGGGAGGGCGTCGAGGACCTCGTCGGCGCCGGCCGCGGCGAGCACGGCCGGGTCGGTGCCGGTGTTGGCGCCGACCGTGCCCTCGAACAGCGTGGCGTCGTGGCGGTCGACGAGCACCGCGCGGCGGGCCTCGTCGAGGTCGACGTCGGCGAGGTCGACGCCGTCCAGGGTGACGGGCCCGTCCAGCCCGGCCCCGCCGCCCGGGTCGCGGTCGCGGGCCAGCACGTCGAGCAGGGCCGCGGCGTCGGCAGCGGACAGGGTGACGACGCCGACGTGCTCG
This sequence is a window from Pseudonocardia petroleophila. Protein-coding genes within it:
- a CDS encoding MATE family efflux transporter, with amino-acid sequence MSDDRVPLREVLRLAAPALPVLAAEPLYLLVDTAVVGRLGVVPLAGLAIAGVLFAQVTSQLNFLSYGTTARAARLHGAGRRTEAVAEGGQATWLALAVGLVLLVVGQLVAVPVATAFAGDGEIADAAVSWLRVALFGAPLILVTLAGNGWMRGVQDTVRPLRYVLAGNGLSAVLCPVLVHGVGWGLPGSAAANVTGQALGAGLFLLALRRERGFRRPDLATMRAQLVLGRDLIARSLAFQACFLSAAAVAARFGAASVAAHQIVLQLWFFMALVLDAVAIAAQALVGAALGSGAVARARALAGQVTRYGLVLGVGFGVLFAALIGVLPPVFTGDATVLALVPVAWWFFVAMQPVAGVVFALDGVLLGAGDAAFLRTSTLAAAVLGFLPLIWASLVFGWGLAGIWTGLSLFMLVRLVAVGLRTRSGRWAVSGAVRPS
- a CDS encoding ABC transporter ATP-binding protein, which translates into the protein MTAPGTPVPGTTALLPIATAARTRRSVAALIRPHRLLIAGTVLTLVAAAVAILAVPALLGAIVDAVIGGGATGSVDLFALGILAALVARALLSAGGTVLVARLGELVLAGLRERVVHRALRVRIADVERAGSGDLLQRVSGDISVISEGVRLAIPLLVIAALDVGLTLVGLALLDWRLALAGLVPLPIWILVTRWYVRVSGPLYAAERAAEGRRTQSLLAGVGGAATVRAHRLRVPLLTRIAGDSAAAVTASLRAMRAQSKFGFVLNGAELTGVLSLLVVGFWLVRADAVTVGAATAAVLYFLRLFDPIGELLYLLDEAQSAGAALARLVGVTDMPVPPAPASPRRPRDGSVRLTGVRHSYDGGPEVLHGIDLEIAPGERVAVVGPSGAGKTTLGAVLAGAQVPQAGTVEIGGVPLDALEHPRRHVAVVTQEVHVFAGTVADNLRLARPGATDAELVAVLGTVGAALDLDEVVGDGGTELGATVAQQLALARLVLADPAVAVLDEATAEAGSAGARVLEVAADAALAGRTAVVIAHRLTQAAAADRVVVLDKGRIVETGPHAELVAAGGPYAALWKAWSAPR